One Nodosilinea sp. FACHB-141 DNA segment encodes these proteins:
- a CDS encoding potassium channel family protein: protein MQIILISLGTVIVLLALADIFLTVLHPRSESSVLSIPVARAVWWLFLRIAPLKKRRDHFLSYGGPAIIVTIVGVWVLLLLVGFALIVWPALGTTIQVKEGESPTDFFAAVYYVGFALTTLGIGDFTPQTSFQRLLIVLQGILGYSVLTLTLSYVTAIYSNLTRRKSFALSLHHGTADTADSAELLARLAADNNINTLNQDISETAQNLMELLESNKSYPVLLYFRYSQDYYALPRILYLTMDVATLVGSALDQRKYRSIIRSAGAAELWFGSKHLLEEICHTLLPHIRVPSQELQESRWREHYYQALERLEMEGISITANPEAGVESYVSMRHQWAESLAKLIKYMAYEPEQIFPNLSRTAMNSSSSTLFDPGDYPFKS, encoded by the coding sequence ATGCAAATTATCCTCATAAGTCTTGGTACTGTTATTGTTCTACTGGCACTGGCAGATATTTTTCTAACCGTGTTGCATCCCCGGTCTGAAAGTAGTGTCTTGAGTATCCCAGTTGCGAGAGCGGTCTGGTGGCTATTTCTCCGCATTGCTCCGTTAAAGAAACGACGCGATCACTTCCTGTCCTACGGTGGTCCCGCTATCATCGTCACGATTGTTGGAGTGTGGGTGCTGCTGCTGCTGGTCGGGTTTGCTCTGATTGTTTGGCCTGCCCTCGGTACCACGATTCAAGTAAAAGAGGGAGAATCTCCAACAGACTTTTTCGCCGCTGTTTACTATGTAGGCTTTGCTCTAACAACCTTAGGGATAGGAGATTTTACTCCTCAAACGTCATTCCAGCGATTATTGATTGTCCTACAAGGCATATTGGGTTACTCAGTGCTGACTCTGACCCTTTCCTACGTCACAGCGATTTATAGCAATCTCACTAGACGCAAGTCATTTGCCCTCAGTTTGCATCATGGTACTGCCGATACTGCTGACTCCGCAGAACTTTTAGCTCGTTTAGCCGCAGACAACAATATCAATACTCTCAATCAGGATATTTCGGAAACTGCCCAAAATTTGATGGAGCTGCTGGAATCTAATAAATCCTATCCAGTTCTGCTCTACTTTCGCTATTCTCAAGACTACTATGCCCTGCCCCGCATCTTGTATCTCACAATGGATGTGGCCACCCTAGTCGGCAGTGCTTTGGATCAGAGAAAGTACCGCTCTATCATACGTTCAGCCGGTGCGGCAGAGCTTTGGTTTGGCAGCAAGCATTTACTAGAAGAAATCTGTCATACCCTCCTACCTCACATTCGAGTCCCATCCCAGGAGCTGCAAGAATCCCGATGGCGGGAGCATTACTACCAGGCATTAGAACGTTTGGAAATGGAAGGCATTTCAATCACTGCTAACCCAGAAGCAGGCGTTGAGTCCTATGTCTCTATGCGTCATCAGTGGGCAGAATCTTTAGCAAAATTGATAAAGTATATGGCCTATGAACCTGAGCAAATATTTCCTAATTTGTCGCGCACCGCGATGAATAGCAGTAGTTCTACACTCTTTGACCCAGGAGAT